In Larimichthys crocea isolate SSNF chromosome IV, L_crocea_2.0, whole genome shotgun sequence, a genomic segment contains:
- the pgam2 gene encoding phosphoglycerate mutase 2, protein MAAVHRLVIVRHGESAWNQENRFCGWFDADLSEKGVEEANRGALAIKEAGLKFDVCYTSVLKRAVKTLWTIMEGTDQMWLPVIRTWRLNERHYGGLTGLNKAETAEKHGEEQVKIWRRSFDIPPPPMDKDHPYNKIISESRRYKNLKPGELPTCESLKDTIARALPFWNDVIAPEIKAGKNVIIAAHGNSLRGIVKHLEGMSDAAIMELNLPTGIPIVYELDADLKPVKPMSFLGDEETVKKAMEAVAAQGKAKK, encoded by the exons ATGGCCGCTGTCCATCGTTTGGTTATCGTGCGCCACGGTGAGAGTGCCTGGAACCAGGAGAACCGCTTCTGTGGCTGGTTTGATGCCGACCTCAGTGAGAAGGGTGTCGAGGAGGCCAATCGTGGAGCCCTGGCTATCAAGGAGGCAGGCCTCAAGTTCGATGTGTGCTACACCTCGGTGCTGAAGCGTGCAGTGAAGACCCTGTGGACCATCATGGAAGGAACAGACCAGATGTGGCTGCCTGTGATTCGCACCTGGCGTCTGAACGAGCGTCACTACGGAGGCCTCACTGGTCTCAACAAGGCCGAGACGGCTGAAAAGCACGGTGAGGAGCAGGTGAAGATCTGGCGCCGTTCTTTTGACATCCCACCTCCACCCATGGACAAGGACCACCCTTACAACAAAATTATCAGTGAG TCCCGGCGTTACAAGAATCTGAAACCTGGTGAGCTTCCCACCTGTGAGTCACTGAAAGACACCATCGCCCGCGCCCTGCCTTTCTGGAATGATGTCATCGCCCCTGAAATTAAGGCGGGAAAGAACGTTATCATCGCTGCCCATGGCAACAGCCTCCGTGGCATCGTCAAGCACTTAGAGG GTATGTCTGATGCAGCCATCATGGAATTGAACCTGCCCACAGGAATCCCAATTGTCTATGAGCTGGATGCAGACCTGAAGCCAGTTAAGCCCATGTCCTTCCTCGGTGATGAGGAAACCGTAAAGAAGGCCATGGAGGCTGTGGCTGCCCAGGGCAAAGCCAAGAAGTAA